TTGACCCAGGAAAAACCCTGTACAATATCCAACTGCCCCTGATTTACTTAGAGATGACTTAAAGTTTATGAcagtggtagaaaaaaaaaaaaaaaaaagacatctccTGATTTTGCCTCGCAATCAACCATACCCAATCCACTTCATAGAGAAGAGAACTAGTAAGAAAACTAGGGTTGTGCCGATGGACGATATCATCGTCCATCGTGATGGCTGACTGACATCACGATGGAGAGACACCATCGTGATGCCACGCCCCCACCCCCGCCCCGCTGCGAGTCgacaccatagactgtaaaaaatacacacactaaTCCTAGTTTCATCTATAGACTATAGTTAATCTAAAATCTTTGCAGGAATTGCTCTGTAAATTAAATTGAGAATATTACTAATGCATATATGCTATTTTAAATACTCACTGTAGTCTATGCCATAGACGTGACGTGTGTTAGTATGTGAAAATGTGAGGCATTTGATCTTGACATTGTTAGAATCTTGTCTTTTTTTGCATGTTAAACAccgtacatttattttaaatttgtattttgtacAAGAAAACAGGCCTTATTAATGAATTATAAGTATCCTATTGTAGTGTTCTCGGGAGATCGTGCTCATTGTTACATAGATGTGTGGCTTTACTGCACTGAAGCGGCAGTTTAAACCCAGAATTCAGCGAACGTCAATTAACTTTTGTCTGGTTAATAAATACCTTTAAAGACAATTTTCCTTGGCCATGATGTCAAATCAAACGAAAGAATGAAGGTAATTCAGATAACacaaatttattaaaacacagAAGAACAACAAAGAACAAGAAAACGGGAACGACAATCAGACCGAAACGCGGGATTTACATACATATACCATGTTTAAATTTCGATGTTTCTGGCcagaaataccaacatgttcaCTTTGTCTGGTTTCAATAAGCTGCGAATTGGAGTAACTACACTCCCCGCTGTGCTGAAGACCCGCTCTGAAGGAGTACTGGTAGCACATATGCACAGTTCGTTTTCCACCAAGTCAGTGGGTCCTCTTCCCCATCGATGGCCATTTCCTGCAGGTAAATGGTCATTTCTGACTCGACCTTTTGCTCATCAGTGAGCTTGGCTGCAGCTGCTGTGGCTGCTCTCTTCGCAAGAAGGCTGCCTAAAGACCACTTTTTTTTCTTAGGCACGGTGGCGACGCCGGCATCTGGTTCCTCTACATCTTCTCCAGCATGTGAGGGACCTGGTGTTGGCCTTGGCAGCGACAGATCAATCTCTCTCACAGTCTCTTCCATTATTTCAGATTTTGTAGAATGAAGTTCTGGAGGTTTCATATGGTCCCCTCGGTACCTTGGGTCAAGCAGCGTTGCTTTACGCATCATCCTCTGGATGGTGTCATCACCATATCTGCCTTCCATCTGCTCCAGGATGACACGCTTCAGGTCGGCTGTCAGTTTGGAATCATCAACTGACTCCTCCAGCACACCTTCTAAATGGGCCAACATGGGCAGCAGTGAGGACACCGTTACGTAATTTTCTCCAGAGAGAATGTCCGTGAAGTCCGCTACTGGCTTCAGCGCGTTGTTCACAGATTCCAGAACAGTCATGTCTTGCCATGTCAGCTGGGGGAGTGGGCGGCGGCTTTTGTCTTGGGCAAACACACGTTTGATGGCTTGCTCCTGCTCCAGAATTCTCTCCACCATTTGCTGTTTTGAGCCCCATCGTGTTGCACAGCCCTGTCAGTAAAGAcgcagtaaataataaaataaataataaataatttaaacgatcatgtttttttttgttttttatatatatatatatatatatatatatatatatatatatatatatatatatatatatatatatatatatatatatattgttttttacattttttaaatagtttttaaataatttgttcgtTGTTAGATAAcggttttaaaaaaattaccgTGATCAGTGAGTGCTCAGGGAGTTTCATTTCCACTTGTGCTTTCTGCAGTTCACGTCGCCTTAGCCAGCTGTGCGAAAACGCAGTGTTGACTGCCCGGCAAACCCCGAAAGCTCGGTCTGTGCTGGCCCTCTGTTGCGCAAGCGAGTTGTTTATGGCCAGGTTCAAGTTGTGCCCAAAGCAACTTAACCATGGCCATTTCAACTGCCGGATGGCTGCAACAATATTCGCCCCATTGTCGGTAGTTATACAGGCAATTTGTTTCTCTTGTAGTTTCCAGTCATTTATTGCCTCGCGCAGTGCTTCTTCTAAATTATCTGCTGTATGGCTCTCGGGCATGAAACAAGTTTGTAAGCATTTGGACTGCAGTGTCCactctttatttatataatgcgcTGTCACTGACATGTAGGGCATCATATTACAGCTGGACCACATGTCCGTTGTCAGGGCCAAATATTCTACATCACCCAGCTCTTTCATGATGTTACTTCTAACCTCGTTGAAAAGGTTTGGGATAGCCGTCTTTGAGAAATATTTCCGACCTGGCAGCTCATACTGTTTATCAAAGGTATGCAGCATGGCCTTGAAGGACGGCTTCTCTACTGTATTGAACGAAACCATTTCTTTGGCCAGGAAGCGAGTTACCGCATCTGTCAACTGCCTCCATCTGTCACTGTCGGTTTTATATTTAGTGCCTTTTGCAAAAGCCCCAGTTATCGTCTGCTGACCCTGGCTAGCTTTTTTGCTAGGTCCAGCACGTGCAGGCAAAGTGGCATATTCTGCTGGATGGCGAACACGCAAGTGGTCATGAAGATTGGTCGTCTGCCCATCTTTTGCGCGGATGACACATGAGCAGATCTTGCACACAGCTTCAGTCAGGTCCCTTGGCTGCCCTCTCTCATCAGGTCTAAATCCAAAAAAATGCCATATAGGCGAAGTAGTACCTTTTTTAGCAACCAATACCAACGCCATTGTATCAACTCTTTAAGTGGAAGGAcgctactccccccccccccccccctcacgtGAAACCTATTGGAAAGCCCGGATGACGAAATTATagtttttaagaagaaaaaaaaatatttatgtaaaaagatatattaaaaacatattaaaaattgCACAACTCTTCTTAAGTGTAGGACGCTACTTTTTCCCCCTTATGTGCAACCTATTGGAAATCGCGAATGAGTCATTAGttgggaaataaaataaataaagtaataaagtaaaataacgaataataattatataataacgaAAAAttaaaatcccccccccccccctgacgATATCATCGTCCATCCCGATGTTTTACTGTAAACATCGTCAACTGCCAATTTAAGGGACATCGCCCAaccctaaagaaaacaaaaactatttgatAAACCTCCATCTGCTCAAAAAGAAGAGTGATAGGGCTTACTTTGTATGATCTCCTGCTGTGATGGACAGAAGCTCAGTATTCACAGTCAAtgatatatgataaaaaaaaacagagcactGTATTCAAAAGCCTGACTCACTAACTCTTTCAACACATCTAAATTACTTCTGGAGTAACCTTGCAGTTTAGTAGTAGCTGAAGAACACAGCGTCTGATGGATGTATTATCTTTCGTTTCTCACTTTAATAGAGACAGATCAACAGCTGGGGCAAGATAAACTCAAGCCCACCAcagtgaaatatgaaaatatgcagCCCTTTTTTCTTTCCATTCTTGGGGCTTATCTGAAAGCACCAGATGTGGCAGAGAAAATTAATTTATCTCTCAGAGtggaaaaacaaactgaaatataataGATACCGTTTCCATTCCAATTCTGCCGCTCTACATCACATGATACTATGAAACACAAAGTACAGCCAATAACATTAAAGGTTCGCTGAAACTACTAGTAAGTCCGAATTCTGCTTTAGCGTTTAGGAAATCTTGAACTGCTAAAAATGGCAAAAGGTGGAGCATTTGCCTGCTTATTTGAACCATGTGGTGGTCTCATCTTGCATTGCTAGTGCTGAACAAAGATTGAGAAAACACAACACACCCTATAAAAATTCTCAGCAGAAATGCAGGAttcaaaaatgttatttctgtAACACATGGAGACACTGAGACCATTCATTAGAAGGAATATTTGTTATGGTCTTACCTTGAAGCATGCATCTGTAGGCAGATTCAGAAATGGCGTAGATATGAGGTGGCATTTCATGCCTCTTCTTGCCCCTGTACATCTCGATGATGTTCTCTGAGTATATGGGGAGGTTTTTGTATGGGTTTATGACCACACAGAAGAGTCCTGAGTATGTCTGCACAGACAAGAACAAACAAAAGGAGGAAAGAAAATTAACACTTAACTAGCGGTCAACCTGTATGGGTTTTCAAAAGAAGCtggacaaacaaaataaatatagaatatacacatacatttaataacattcaattatgcaaacaaaactttaaaaacattGAACAAGTGTGTTCATAACCAATCCCTGCATCTTGACATAAATtccaacattttcaaataaaagaaCCACAAATGCGATTAAACATATAATTGTAACTCTGTCTTATTTCTTGTGAAGCCATGCTTCTATCTCTGTTTTACTAGTTTAATGGTTCAACAGTAAATCTACAGTTTGTATAATCATTCAGGGATTTTTGAAACAGAATACTCTGTAGTAACTTGTGAAATATCCTAGAATTATagtccccccccaccccccattcATACAGTTAATCTTTTTCATTCTTGCACAGACTGACATGGTTCAGACTGCCAGCATTATAACTCCATCACTCCATCTCCAGCTGAGACGTGGTTGATTACACTGGGCACTACAATTAGAATTCACTGCACAGCAACATCAACTGCATCATCAGCTGCTGTTagctttacaaaataaaagacaacagGTTGACAAACAGACAATGACAAGAACTTATCAAGAgttatacaattaaaattaataaattaaacgaTTAAGGTATTCCATTTCAGATGTTTTTAGATATGAGTGATCTCTTAAAATAGAATAATTCAGAGTGTCACACTGTAGAAcagtaaatctaaaaataaagatATGTTTAATGTGTCTAAAATTCTATCTTTAATTTTCAAGAAAATTCTCACAAATCATAAATCATCGTGTTTAACCATTATGATTGTTTTGATGGCCGATGCTGAGATCTTAAGGCTGCGTCAAACCTACAGCATAGCCTGACATGCACCTCTCCATAATGTCACagcgctgtgattggtctgctagaacccctctcctctcttttttctacttcaatatattttaaatgttacactTACACCttcttatttaaaacaaaacaaagcaaagaataAGTCTTATTTATAATACAACATAGAATATACATCACTTAGTAGGGCTGTGATGATAAATCGATGCAGAATTAGTTTGTGGATGGATCCTGAGCTCTTCCGAATGGGTCGCGATTCTCTCTGaaatcgattctgagcttagattttaacagcagatgtACTCTACTCTAGTTATAATCTGAacactcaaatgctcatgaagaacaGTGCTTGTGTGTTCGGCTGAGTCTGTAATTTTACCTCTGCTCAGAATTCATTTATGATGCCAGATTAAATGTAAACAGCCCACTTGTCAACACCTTTTAaaattttatgaatgattattttaggcTTAAATTGTATGGATTTGGAAACATGCAGAGTATGgctgtttctaaagcatgcagcACCAtctactagggatgcaccgaaattttgGCCACCGAAatttttcggccgaaaatggccttttcggttttcggccgatagacttttatcaccgaaacaacacggccgaaatgttgtgatgacgcaaacagaaaccgcgacctgcacgtgcacctcttattcctttattcgcagcactaaaacgtctcctaacaaagagattaagacggaccacgaagtaaaaacaaagaaaagtacagtcttatagagtctgttagcacacgtctcactgagatcttttcgaatcctctgcacttcatcgcgaatgtgcttgatccgcgttataatgaccattacttggatgcggaaataaggcagcgcgcacgagaaatgatccaggccgcgctggatgcggagaacccgcgtggagacggagaagctccaagcgcaggagacagatcagagcgcagaaaaaaagactggtctctgcaccagatgagggtcatgcaccatcgttgtctgatatgttcagtggaattctgcaagaaagggcctcaaataataataatacgttggctattttgttcttaggctactatatacacttacacacacacacacacacacacacacaaacatatatacatacataatatcagattgtagccatatttatgctagattttctgctagatatctgctttaatttgataaaaatgtttatttatgccctggccctatttaaatacactctttcaaatatttctcaaatgtcgtaattttagtaaagttagtacacggtcatagcaataaatgcaatggtactaataattggcataatttctttcggtgtttcggtttcggttttcggccttggttttctctttttcggttttcggtttcggccaagaattttcatttcggtgcatccctaccatCTACTGTTAAAAACTACGCTCAGAATCAACTCCAGAAATAATCGCGATGCATTCTGAAAATCTCAGAATCGATGCGGAATCATTTCTCGATTCGTGACATCGATTTATTTTCCCATCCTACCACTTAGTTTTCTGTGACAAACAATGGCTAGGTTTACCTGCAACCAAATAATCCATTTGTTATCGGATTTATGGCTCATTTGGACTGAAAAtccttcatgtaaacaccttaattaATCTGATTGTGCTCGATTGGAATTAACATTTTGATCAGATTGAAgagggtggtttattccttttctaataaaattgagagtgcatgtaaacactcgaTCGGAATGAATCCGAAACTGAAAGTACTGCGCATGTGCAATGACGCAGAAATAGTGTAATGACATGCAAAGCGAGTGgctcttccttttgaataaagtgttgaATAAAtgcgtgtcctgtcattataaaactctccttTCACTCAGCAACTGTGAAGTGGAGAAGGACAACCTCCCACCAGTTCTAGGTTTCTTTTGGATTCTCATTCACAGGCAACCTGTTTTGGTCAAAGGGAGGGGCATTTTTACTGCCTGATGAATAGGAGCAGCACGGCACAGCAGTTTATGTATAGTAATCCATAAATGCCCAAAATtatgctgttaaaaacaaataaagaaacatgtAGGAGAGTGTTTATTATGTTCAAACAGTGAGAAACTCTATATTTGTGCAGTGGGCGCATGTCaaaaaagagggggaaaaaattcagatttgaagcttgtgacatataaacatGCACATCAGCCCGATCCCTTTTTTAGCGTTcttgtaaataaaaatttaaataaatgatctcTTCTTTAATTTACTTACCGCTGTTACGACTGATGCTTCTCTGATAAGCTTCTTATTCTTGGGCTTTTGCCTGACACTGTGGGTTACACCAGCAACATGCCCATGGAAACTGCAGACTAGTGGTttactaggggtgtgacggttagtatataaccgtgagaccgacggttatagttgaacaccgtcattagaactctataaccgccaaaaccgtgtcactaaaatattttttacaaacattttttatcaaaaattattttcattttttagataggatcatcagatgcgcaatatatcgggagacatggtttttaccacttaatgaagttttgtaaatcgtcagacatgagatttaccacttcattaaattttgctttgtagaaaacctttcttaaaaacgaatttcgttttgaacaaattttatcttaattttaatagatgtttcatcaaccaattgcatgtattttaataaataaaaagcaaatatagcagacaatgataaccgtgacatggaagcaccagcgcgccgcgttcacttgcactgcactgtgaactagagcgcatctcattgtaaatgaaacccagcgtaggcctatgcctcatacattagcattaaatatctttgctgcatcctttccagaacagacaatggctttttttttttttttttttttttttgcggctcgcatcagcaaagcatagacGGCAAAACAATCAgaggatggcgggcgggtgcggctttgaaatttgctcaaaaaactttggcgcggatgatgagttttgtgacagatctcctttataaacggaggtctgaaatctctgcccctttaccgatcagagcgcgcgctatctccaagatcaaccaattgactctacggcagatccactagcatggtggcgagacaatatgaaacaaaatgaaacaggCTATCCGCCCccgtttgtttttatatttactcAAATAATCTGAAATAATCTGAAACTTTattgatttgaaaaataaaatctgaacagaaaaagcatttttgtGTAAGCTATGCATACAAGATCTAACAGCCGAAGTTTGTggcaaaaaaacaagcaaaaaaaaataaaatacacattgcaTATTCAAAGACTAGTTGAATGCCAACCTATATAGAAATATTAGAAAACTGGATCAGCTGACACAGATCATtagaaaatgttacatttcagCCAGTAATATTATTGGACATGGTAATGTATCGGTGGACTGCTACAAATAATGTAATAAGATAAAACTGTTGGTATTTTTTCAAGAAGGgacaattaaaagaaaaacttgtCACATTGAGCGTATAGAACGAAACGGAATTAAGGTGTTTCTCCTGAGAAATGCTGGCGTGCTTTCACTGCGAGTGCAGCTGTCCTGCAGTGAGTCTGCACTTAATTACAGAAGACATTTACAAGATATTAACCCTGTCCTTCAAGCAGTTTCATATACGAGGCTATAACTGAGAGCTACCTATGTTTGTTTGAATGTTCCACCACTGCTGGGTGATCCAGACACCTGGTGAGGGGGCCAAGTCAGGGGAGAGCTAATCCCTGTCTGTCTGCTGAAAGGTCCTTCTATGAATAAAcatatggaccacaaaaccttaaaaagtcttaagtatcaattttttttaaattgagatttatacattatttatacaaGCTCTATAAATAAAcgttctattgatgtatggtttattaggactggaaaatatttggccgagatacaactatttgaaaatctggaatctgagggtgcaaaaaatccaaatactggagaaaaaaataatcacctttaaagttgtccaaatgaattattagcaatgcatattactaatcagaaattaagttttgatatatttacagtaggaattttacaaaacatcttcatggaacatgatctttacttaatatcctaatgatttttttggctattgataaatatataccccagcgacttaaagggttagttcacccaaatattacaattatgtcattaatgactcaccctcatgtcgtcccaaacccgtgagacctacgttcatcttcaggacaaagtttaagatattttagattttgtcgcaatcccaattctaccccttagcccctTAGCCCCCCGCGTTCACGTGAAGGCGtagggtgtctcgattctcttttggttggaggggtagggggaaggggaagggccagatatcccttcaaacaaagattaacccttaggggactaagccctttttggtccgttttctctatttttacatttcggcttataaaccatatataatgaggatggaccaccatgtatttggaacttaatatagaacagtttttgaacaaagaaaatatattttttcaaactctttgcttgacagaaatgtgttattgtttaatcaaatgtgtaaagaacaattaaataattaactttttaaaaaaacagtcctaggcatgccagtgagcaaagaaaggcctctccaggcctttccagtaattgttccagagcttgttctgccgtaaatcttttactgcttgccattttgataaaacaattctgtaataatgctgtatctctctcgaatttatctctttgtgctcgctaacactccgatcgctttctgctttctccacgtgatgctgattctccgatcgctcgaatttagctctttgtgctcgctaatactccgatcgctctctgtaacactccgatcgctttctgctttctccaccctgatgctgattctccgatcgctcgaatttagctctttgtgctcgctaatactccgatcgctctctgtaacactccgatcgctttctgctttctccacgtgatgctgattctccgatcgctcgaatttagctctttgtgctcgctaatactccgatcgctctctgtaacactccgatcgctttctgctttctccaccctgatgctgattctctgaacgcttattgattacatgtcttttactatagtccagccagcttttacaaggctacagcagagctactacagagtcctctgaatggctagaagacataaccttcctctgattgggttagaaaaagactcctcccagcggcaatttttccattggatGTTgtgtgttgaatctgcctagcacaatcgttttcattggcctgtttacgcagtggtattgcgcaataagggaagtgtttaatatacaaaccggacaccgctgttttcagcggaatctgaggaagatggcaaaaaaaaacgcatctctctagcattaatagtttttgagataactacacatttgtaaaagtatgccattttgggcggtaccgcccaatccgTCCACAGAGggttaatacagaacgataattaaacgCTCTAATACACACTGCACATCAGTATGTGTGTgaattgtaagagctagacgactaACGCTGAtggcgtgtgacgtcatggtagtgttgtcccaatccttaggggaatatcttctcccctaccccttggcACTCTGTTTTAAGGCACTCTGTTTTAAGGGCTAGGcggaggggaaggggtataacatagaattgggattgggcctcagtctgag
This genomic stretch from Carassius gibelio isolate Cgi1373 ecotype wild population from Czech Republic chromosome B6, carGib1.2-hapl.c, whole genome shotgun sequence harbors:
- the LOC127960240 gene encoding E3 SUMO-protein ligase ZBED1; its protein translation is MALVLVAKKGTTSPIWHFFGFRPDERGQPRDLTEAVCKICSCVIRAKDGQTTNLHDHLRVRHPAEYATLPARAGPSKKASQGQQTITGAFAKGTKYKTDSDRWRQLTDAVTRFLAKEMVSFNTVEKPSFKAMLHTFDKQYELPGRKYFSKTAIPNLFNEVRSNIMKELGDVEYLALTTDMWSSCNMMPYMSVTAHYINKEWTLQSKCLQTCFMPESHTADNLEEALREAINDWKLQEKQIACITTDNGANIVAAIRQLKWPWLSCFGHNLNLAINNSLAQQRASTDRAFGVCRAVNTAFSHSWLRRRELQKAQVEMKLPEHSLITGCATRWGSKQQMVERILEQEQAIKRVFAQDKSRRPLPQLTWQDMTVLESVNNALKPVADFTDILSGENYVTVSSLLPMLAHLEGVLEESVDDSKLTADLKRVILEQMEGRYGDDTIQRMMRKATLLDPRYRGDHMKPPELHSTKSEIMEETVREIDLSLPRPTPGPSHAGEDVEEPDAGVATVPKKKKWSLGSLLAKRAATAAAAKLTDEQKVESEMTIYLQEMAIDGEEDPLTWWKTNCAYVLPVLLQSGSSAQRGV